From Echinicola soli, a single genomic window includes:
- a CDS encoding SusD/RagB family nutrient-binding outer membrane lipoprotein, with protein MKKYIYALFVTSFCVWASSCSKDFEETNTDPNNLSKITAGSTLNPVLYSLASQNAKQMRSITAPLMQMFLQTDDFNNSPFFYDFDQNIGASTWNNYYTNLSNITEMEEAAVRDGLPNYEAIALTLKAYAYSVLTDCFGDVPMANALQAEENVWYPEFSTQEAIYSQLLADLEYANSIYDEEQGMPYVSDILYQNDVQKWQKFTNSLHLRLLLRVSNRSETGAFDKITEMINNPETYPVFSSSEDGAVLHLDGVAPTLSPWDRPQDFGVFRYYTEFFIDNLNNFQDPRIGVFAGTAKGLEGEDYGYIGQPTDFVENPLPDSIATASGVKRSLAEAPLIIPILSYAEVEFIKAEMAQRGYTADAQKHYENAVRAAIEMWSQEVPEGYFDNPFVTFDGSLERILLQKYYDLFFTDYQAWFEQRRTGFPELPTSASMLNDGEMPSRFYYPIDEANSNFQNYQEAVNRMGGDEINVKVWWEKEN; from the coding sequence ATGAAAAAATACATATATGCTTTATTTGTTACTTCATTTTGTGTGTGGGCCAGTTCCTGCTCAAAAGATTTTGAAGAAACCAATACCGACCCCAACAACCTAAGTAAAATCACGGCAGGAAGCACGCTGAATCCTGTCCTATACAGCTTGGCCAGTCAGAATGCGAAACAAATGCGCAGTATCACCGCTCCACTGATGCAAATGTTCCTGCAAACCGATGACTTTAACAATTCGCCTTTCTTCTATGACTTTGACCAGAACATCGGCGCCTCCACTTGGAATAATTACTATACCAATCTCAGCAATATCACTGAAATGGAAGAAGCTGCGGTTCGCGATGGACTTCCCAATTATGAAGCCATTGCCCTGACCTTAAAGGCTTATGCCTATTCTGTCCTGACCGATTGCTTTGGCGATGTGCCGATGGCCAACGCCCTGCAGGCGGAAGAGAATGTATGGTATCCTGAATTTTCTACCCAGGAAGCCATCTATTCGCAGTTGCTGGCTGACCTGGAATATGCCAACAGCATCTATGACGAAGAACAGGGAATGCCCTATGTCAGCGATATCCTGTACCAAAACGATGTGCAGAAATGGCAAAAATTCACCAATTCCCTCCACCTGAGGCTGCTGCTCCGGGTGTCCAACAGATCCGAAACCGGAGCTTTTGACAAAATAACCGAAATGATCAATAACCCGGAGACCTATCCTGTCTTTTCCTCAAGTGAGGACGGTGCGGTACTGCATTTGGATGGTGTGGCACCTACCCTTTCTCCTTGGGACAGACCGCAGGATTTTGGTGTATTCCGGTATTACACGGAGTTTTTTATCGATAACCTGAACAACTTCCAAGATCCTAGAATCGGTGTTTTTGCCGGCACAGCCAAGGGGCTGGAAGGAGAAGATTATGGCTATATCGGACAACCCACGGACTTTGTCGAGAATCCTTTGCCCGACAGCATCGCTACGGCGTCAGGTGTGAAAAGAAGTTTGGCAGAAGCGCCACTCATCATCCCCATCCTGAGCTATGCTGAAGTGGAGTTTATCAAAGCCGAAATGGCCCAAAGAGGCTATACCGCTGATGCCCAAAAACACTATGAAAATGCGGTAAGGGCGGCCATCGAGATGTGGAGCCAGGAAGTTCCTGAAGGGTACTTTGACAATCCGTTTGTTACGTTTGACGGAAGCTTGGAGCGTATTCTACTCCAAAAATACTATGACCTGTTCTTTACCGATTACCAAGCCTGGTTTGAGCAACGAAGAACGGGATTCCCCGAACTCCCCACATCAGCTTCCATGCTAAACGACGGCGAAATGCCCTCCCGATTTTACTACCCCATAGACGAAGCCAATAGCAACTTCCAAAACTATCAGGAAGCGGTCAACCGAATGGGTGGAGACGAAATCAATGTAAAAGTATGGTGGGAAAAAGAAAACTAA
- a CDS encoding SusC/RagA family TonB-linked outer membrane protein, translating to MKTPLQFLAALNRKAGLLLLSLFLMAVQAHSSTEGNKLSKVRLSLSLEDAKVTQILSEIERKTAFYFVFDEKVSQDASLFSFRFTNEPLMEILNKIGQEAGLSFEATNQTITVLPSGPTRQTLTGKVTDISGEVLPGVTLLIQGTSKGGVTDASGEFNMEIESFPVTLIVSYLGYKTQQVPVQKAGDLTIILEENVNALDEVVVTALGMKREEKKLGYAQQTIDSRQLTDARPNNWSEALRGKVPGLQINGLGGPVGSQQIILRGNSSLDPGNNGALIVIDGVPIQNEHPGSGPSNGYMGGSASNDTPVDYGNAISDLNPDDIESVSVLKGPAASALYGYQAANGAVIITTKSGKGQKGLGVTVSSNTKFDNIQRWPDWQYEYGQGSGKGGYLKPATDENGNPVPYNDRLYYSYGASEDGNSTAGSSSAFGPKFDGQYYYQYDPTVEGQSPERQLWRPYENNRKDFWQTGVTQTTNISIQGGDEKGSMRGSVTHSKNDWIMPNTGFEQLSLSVNGNYQVTDRIKLSSVVDYRNRTSDNLPGQGYNNHSIAYFMIFQNPNVDLAWYEPIWKEGQEQVEMIRPYSSYIDNPYAMVYEIQNSLDQYAITGNFKMDIELHPKVNLMLRGALNMYDKNMDQERPYDINRYARGYYRKTNVFKQEVNTDFLLSYSDTFDDWEVTANLGGNRMDYRYLRQDSWAEGLEIPGEYNLVNGSQLFTSKFDGYNKVNSLYGMVTLGWKDKVFLDITGRNDWNSILPKHNQSYFFPSASSGIILSEIFSMPSSITFAKLRASVAQVGGAGKYGNRYSTDKYYRRSDFPGSALAPTSLYNTDFKPEITTSKEFGIDFRMLQSRLKLDVAVYQNNSKNQIFNAPLPYSSGYRSVTINAGEVRNRGIEVMLNGTPVKNKHFKWNTTLTWAKNKGTVMSLHENAEGGRFEMLSSSGAKLVAVEGGSPAALYGRGYKRSPEGEIIFDENGAPEMTDDIIYIGDTQPKWVAGFINSFQYKNFRINAVIDAKYGGTIYSHTHHKLTQQGKLDHTLVGREEGELVGKGVVDNGDGTYSENTTPISIANYYNLMYPLANTEANSFDASFIKLREVTLSYDFSEKFLSKTPLNEMRLSVYGRNLAVLSDFPIYDPEVAGFAGGTNMHPGVEVGQMPVPNEYGVNVVIGF from the coding sequence ATGAAAACACCACTACAATTTTTAGCTGCTCTGAACCGAAAAGCGGGGCTTCTTTTGCTCAGTTTATTCCTCATGGCAGTTCAAGCACATTCCTCCACAGAAGGAAACAAGCTCTCAAAGGTCCGGTTATCACTATCGCTGGAAGATGCTAAAGTCACTCAGATACTTTCCGAAATCGAGCGAAAAACAGCATTCTATTTCGTATTTGACGAAAAGGTAAGCCAAGATGCATCATTGTTCTCTTTCCGGTTTACCAATGAACCTTTAATGGAAATCCTAAACAAAATCGGGCAAGAGGCGGGGCTTTCATTCGAAGCCACTAACCAAACCATCACGGTCTTACCCTCCGGACCAACCCGGCAAACGCTGACAGGAAAAGTCACCGATATTTCAGGAGAAGTTCTTCCCGGCGTAACCCTTCTCATCCAAGGAACCTCCAAAGGAGGGGTCACCGATGCCAGCGGGGAATTCAATATGGAAATCGAATCCTTCCCGGTGACGTTAATCGTTTCTTATCTGGGATATAAAACCCAGCAGGTACCTGTACAGAAAGCCGGCGACCTGACCATCATTCTTGAGGAAAATGTCAATGCCCTGGATGAAGTGGTCGTGACGGCCTTAGGCATGAAAAGGGAAGAAAAGAAACTCGGCTATGCCCAGCAAACCATTGACTCCAGGCAGCTTACCGATGCCCGTCCCAACAACTGGTCAGAAGCCCTCCGCGGAAAGGTCCCTGGCCTTCAAATCAATGGACTTGGCGGCCCGGTCGGTTCCCAACAGATTATTTTGAGAGGAAACAGCTCCCTGGATCCTGGCAATAACGGCGCACTGATCGTCATTGACGGAGTACCTATCCAAAATGAACATCCCGGTTCCGGACCATCGAACGGCTATATGGGTGGAAGTGCCAGCAATGACACTCCAGTAGATTATGGCAACGCCATCTCTGACCTTAATCCTGATGACATCGAGAGCGTTTCGGTACTAAAAGGCCCAGCGGCTTCGGCCCTCTACGGCTACCAAGCGGCCAATGGCGCCGTCATCATCACCACCAAATCCGGCAAAGGCCAAAAAGGATTGGGTGTCACCGTCAGCAGCAACACCAAATTTGACAATATCCAACGATGGCCAGATTGGCAATACGAATATGGCCAAGGCAGTGGAAAAGGAGGATACCTAAAACCTGCTACCGACGAAAATGGCAATCCTGTTCCTTATAATGACCGCCTCTACTACAGCTATGGAGCCTCTGAAGATGGCAATAGCACAGCAGGCAGTAGTAGCGCCTTTGGGCCTAAATTTGACGGACAATATTATTACCAGTATGATCCCACCGTGGAAGGGCAATCTCCCGAAAGGCAGTTATGGAGACCTTATGAAAACAACCGTAAGGACTTTTGGCAAACCGGTGTCACGCAAACCACAAACATTTCTATCCAAGGAGGAGATGAAAAAGGTTCTATGCGAGGCTCAGTGACCCACTCTAAAAATGACTGGATCATGCCTAACACAGGTTTTGAGCAATTGTCACTTTCGGTAAACGGAAACTACCAAGTAACCGACCGCATCAAACTCAGCTCGGTGGTGGACTACAGAAACCGCACCAGCGACAACCTTCCCGGTCAAGGATACAACAATCACTCCATTGCCTATTTTATGATTTTCCAAAATCCAAATGTGGACCTCGCCTGGTACGAGCCCATATGGAAAGAAGGCCAGGAGCAGGTGGAAATGATCCGTCCCTACAGTAGCTACATCGACAACCCTTACGCCATGGTGTATGAGATCCAAAACAGCCTCGATCAATATGCCATTACGGGGAATTTTAAAATGGACATCGAACTACACCCTAAGGTCAACCTCATGCTCCGCGGTGCCCTGAACATGTATGACAAAAACATGGACCAAGAAAGGCCTTATGATATCAACCGGTATGCCCGTGGGTATTACCGCAAAACAAACGTGTTTAAGCAAGAGGTAAACACCGACTTTTTACTGAGCTACTCCGACACATTTGATGATTGGGAAGTCACTGCTAACCTCGGCGGAAACAGGATGGACTATCGCTATCTACGCCAAGACTCCTGGGCAGAAGGGCTCGAGATTCCGGGCGAATATAACTTAGTAAACGGCTCACAGCTATTTACCAGCAAATTTGACGGCTATAACAAAGTCAACAGTTTGTATGGCATGGTGACCTTGGGCTGGAAAGACAAAGTGTTCCTTGATATTACCGGACGTAATGACTGGAACAGTATCTTGCCCAAACACAACCAGTCATATTTCTTCCCATCGGCAAGTTCAGGTATTATCCTGAGTGAAATTTTCAGTATGCCAAGTAGCATTACTTTTGCCAAACTGAGGGCTTCTGTAGCCCAAGTGGGTGGAGCAGGAAAATATGGCAACCGCTACAGCACGGACAAATACTACCGACGCTCTGACTTCCCTGGTTCGGCCTTGGCACCAACTTCCCTTTACAATACGGATTTCAAACCAGAGATTACTACAAGTAAAGAGTTTGGAATCGACTTCAGAATGCTCCAAAGCAGGCTGAAATTGGATGTGGCCGTTTACCAAAACAACAGTAAAAACCAAATATTCAATGCGCCACTGCCCTATTCCTCAGGCTACAGAAGTGTAACGATCAATGCCGGCGAGGTGCGTAACCGCGGAATTGAGGTCATGCTCAATGGTACCCCGGTCAAAAACAAGCACTTCAAATGGAACACTACCCTCACATGGGCCAAGAACAAAGGCACCGTCATGTCACTACATGAAAATGCTGAAGGTGGCAGGTTCGAAATGCTAAGCTCATCTGGCGCAAAGCTCGTCGCCGTGGAGGGAGGATCACCAGCCGCACTTTACGGTAGAGGCTATAAAAGAAGTCCGGAAGGTGAAATTATCTTTGATGAAAACGGTGCACCGGAAATGACCGATGATATCATTTACATCGGAGATACCCAACCGAAATGGGTCGCTGGTTTCATCAATTCCTTCCAATACAAAAACTTCCGCATCAACGCAGTCATTGACGCCAAATACGGGGGAACCATTTACTCACATACCCACCATAAGCTTACCCAACAGGGCAAACTGGACCACACCCTTGTGGGCCGGGAAGAAGGAGAGCTCGTCGGCAAAGGTGTCGTGGACAATGGCGACGGAACTTATTCCGAAAACACCACCCCGATCTCCATTGCCAATTATTACAACCTGATGTATCCACTTGCCAATACGGAAGCAAATAGTTTTGATGCATCATTTATAAAGCTGAGGGAAGTTACCCTTTCCTATGACTTCTCTGAAAAATTCCTTTCCAAAACGCCACTGAACGAAATGCGGCTTTCGGTATACGGCAGGAACCTTGCCGTCCTCTCGGACTTTCCGATATACGATCCAGAAGTGGCCGGATTTGCCGGAGGCACCAATATGCACCCCGGCGTGGAAGTGGGACAAATGCCTGTCCCTAACGAATACGGAGTGAATGTCGTCATCGGATTTTAA
- a CDS encoding FecR family protein, translating to MKREEFLKLVAKHRQGTASESEVKLIEKFYDNMQHRTSAEEVASMTSDEKGLQLFQAILSKLPEEKKTSTKPIWPLFRIVAAFTLILVMGITIKHLTDTRTITVSTAMGEQKDILLKDGSIVTLAENSRLTYPNKFGNSRDVRLEGRALFDVQRDIARTFSVRTKNTNVKVLGTSFDVDATTAEATTVSVISGKVQVNPQSHPKEKVLLTKNQQVTASSSQLSAISTFEVQQPIAWTKMIILKNTTFGETAEILENRFGLDLIFESDELKEERITGKFKDETPGNILKSIALLKQVSFEYQDTHTIYIKEK from the coding sequence TTGAAAAGAGAAGAATTCTTGAAGCTGGTGGCAAAACACCGGCAGGGTACCGCTTCTGAAAGCGAAGTAAAATTAATTGAAAAATTCTACGACAATATGCAGCACCGTACCTCGGCAGAAGAGGTCGCAAGCATGACCTCAGATGAAAAGGGACTACAGCTTTTCCAAGCTATTTTATCAAAACTACCAGAGGAGAAAAAGACCAGCACCAAGCCTATCTGGCCTCTCTTTAGGATTGTCGCTGCTTTCACCCTCATTTTAGTCATGGGAATCACCATAAAGCACCTCACCGACACCCGAACCATCACTGTCTCTACAGCCATGGGCGAGCAAAAGGACATCCTCCTCAAAGACGGCAGTATCGTCACGCTGGCTGAAAATAGCCGCCTTACCTATCCTAATAAATTTGGAAATAGCAGGGATGTCAGACTGGAAGGCAGGGCTTTATTCGATGTTCAACGGGATATAGCAAGAACTTTCTCAGTGCGTACCAAAAATACAAATGTAAAAGTATTGGGAACCTCTTTTGATGTGGACGCAACAACAGCCGAAGCCACCACCGTCAGCGTGATCAGCGGTAAGGTTCAGGTAAATCCACAAAGTCATCCGAAAGAAAAAGTGCTACTGACCAAAAACCAGCAGGTCACCGCTTCCTCTTCCCAGTTATCGGCAATTTCCACATTCGAGGTCCAGCAACCTATCGCCTGGACCAAAATGATCATCCTCAAAAACACCACGTTTGGCGAAACGGCCGAAATTCTCGAAAACCGCTTTGGGCTGGATCTCATATTTGAATCAGATGAATTGAAAGAGGAGCGCATCACCGGGAAATTTAAGGATGAAACGCCAGGGAACATTTTAAAAAGCATCGCCTTGCTCAAGCAGGTTTCCTTTGAGTACCAAGATACACATACCATTTACATAAAAGAAAAATAA
- a CDS encoding RNA polymerase sigma factor, translating into MKQPLNSISDSQLLSRLKQGENTAFQVIYDRYWKRLYAYAYSVYRDEGVCEDCVQELFISLWQNNKETTILHLESYLFKAIKYKLSAHIKKLKFDVVHDEELKLLGNPESEKTDMEYLELEEVITAHINQLSGKCREVFVLSRMKNKSNSEIAEELKISKRTVESHISNALRLLRSSLRETSYFSLFIILRLL; encoded by the coding sequence ATGAAACAACCCCTTAACAGCATTTCTGATTCCCAACTCTTGTCACGACTGAAACAAGGCGAAAATACAGCTTTCCAAGTCATCTATGACCGGTACTGGAAACGGCTATACGCTTATGCGTATAGTGTCTATAGAGATGAAGGAGTTTGTGAAGATTGTGTACAGGAACTTTTTATCAGCCTTTGGCAAAACAATAAAGAGACGACCATCCTCCACCTAGAAAGCTACCTGTTTAAGGCCATTAAGTACAAGCTGTCCGCGCACATCAAGAAACTAAAGTTTGACGTTGTCCATGACGAAGAGCTAAAGCTTCTCGGTAATCCAGAAAGTGAAAAAACCGACATGGAATACCTCGAACTGGAAGAAGTCATCACCGCTCACATCAATCAACTTTCCGGCAAATGCCGCGAGGTCTTTGTTCTCAGCCGGATGAAAAACAAATCCAACAGTGAAATTGCCGAAGAACTGAAAATTTCAAAGCGAACCGTGGAAAGCCACATTAGCAATGCATTAAGACTACTTCGCTCCAGCCTTCGAGAAACCAGCTACTTCTCACTTTTTATTATCCTAAGATTACTGTAA
- a CDS encoding GIY-YIG nuclease family protein, whose amino-acid sequence MYFVYILYSSQTCRYYIGSCKDIRGRLAHHNRGLTPSTKGGAPNWEVRYLEDCQDRTEALKREREIKRKKSRKYIEWLIESSGGSVG is encoded by the coding sequence ATGTACTTTGTATATATTCTATATTCTTCTCAGACCTGTAGATATTATATAGGGAGCTGTAAGGATATCCGAGGTCGTCTTGCTCATCATAATAGAGGGCTTACACCGTCAACAAAAGGCGGTGCTCCTAATTGGGAAGTCCGTTATTTGGAAGATTGTCAAGATCGAACGGAAGCACTGAAACGAGAGCGGGAGATCAAGCGAAAGAAGAGCAGGAAATATATTGAGTGGTTGATTGAGTCCTCAGGTGGCTCAGTTGGCTAG
- the katG gene encoding catalase/peroxidase HPI yields the protein MATSCDQRSPDENVSADGHSGATKKVKAAQNEDWWPNRLDLSMLRQHSSLSDPMEKDFSYIQAFNSLEYDSLKSDIRKVLTDSQEWWPADFGHYGGLFIRMAWHSAGTYRTGDGRGGSRAGQQRFAPLNSWPDNANLDKARRLLWPIKQKYGRKISWADLMVLTGNVALEDMGFETFGFAGGRVDTYEPETDVYWGAEKKWLGDEERYSGDRELEDPLAAVQMGLIYVNPEGPNGNPDPLLAADDIRATFGRMGMNEEETVALIAGGHTLGKAHGAGPASHVGDDPEAAGIEQQGFGWKSDYKSGKGADAITSGLEVTWTPTPTQWSHLFFVSLFENEWELTKSPAGAHQWVAKDSDMTVPDAFDQTKRHKPTMFTTDLSLRFDPSFEKISRKFYEDPEAFNKAFARAWFKLTHRDMGPRTTYLGPEAPDEDLIWQDPIPAVNHPLIDNSDIAKLKADLLNSGLTLREMTITAWASASTYRGSDRRGGANGARIRLSPQKDWEVNNPEQLTKVLEVYEKIQTAYNTSHAPKKVSMADLIVLAGDAAIEQAASNAGVKVAVPFVPGRMDAVQEQTDVESFAVLEPMADGFRNYLKTQYTLSTEELLVDKAQLLTLTAPEMTVLVGGMRSLNANFDGSEHGIFTKNKEALSNDFFVHLLDMRTEWAPVDDAKEVFEGKDRNTGEVQYTATRADLIFGSNSELRALAEVYAAKDAKEKFIRDFVAAWDKVMKLDRFDLIYPEN from the coding sequence ATGGCTACTTCATGCGATCAACGTTCACCTGATGAAAATGTATCTGCCGATGGACATTCCGGGGCTACCAAAAAGGTAAAGGCTGCCCAGAATGAAGATTGGTGGCCTAACCGGTTGGATTTGAGCATGCTTAGACAGCATTCTTCTTTGTCTGATCCCATGGAGAAGGACTTCAGCTACATCCAGGCGTTTAACAGTCTGGAATATGACTCCCTGAAAAGCGATATCAGAAAGGTCCTTACGGACTCTCAGGAATGGTGGCCGGCGGATTTCGGACATTATGGTGGCTTGTTTATCAGGATGGCCTGGCACAGTGCCGGTACCTATCGTACGGGGGATGGCCGCGGAGGATCCCGAGCGGGACAGCAGCGCTTTGCCCCCCTGAACAGCTGGCCGGACAATGCAAACCTCGACAAAGCCAGGCGTTTGCTTTGGCCAATAAAGCAAAAATATGGCCGTAAGATTTCATGGGCCGATTTGATGGTACTTACCGGCAACGTAGCGCTCGAAGATATGGGGTTTGAAACATTTGGTTTCGCCGGTGGCCGGGTGGATACCTATGAACCGGAAACGGATGTGTACTGGGGAGCGGAAAAAAAATGGTTGGGTGACGAGGAACGTTACTCTGGAGACAGGGAGCTGGAAGATCCATTGGCCGCGGTGCAGATGGGGTTGATTTATGTCAATCCAGAAGGGCCAAATGGAAATCCCGACCCTTTATTGGCGGCAGATGATATCCGCGCCACCTTTGGAAGAATGGGTATGAATGAAGAAGAGACCGTGGCTTTGATTGCCGGAGGACATACCTTGGGTAAAGCCCATGGGGCCGGTCCTGCCAGTCATGTGGGGGATGATCCGGAGGCAGCAGGTATAGAGCAGCAGGGATTTGGATGGAAAAGTGATTATAAATCCGGAAAAGGTGCCGATGCCATTACTTCAGGACTGGAGGTAACCTGGACACCTACGCCGACCCAGTGGAGCCATTTGTTCTTTGTCAGTTTATTTGAAAATGAGTGGGAGCTGACCAAGAGTCCTGCAGGAGCCCATCAGTGGGTAGCAAAGGATTCGGATATGACCGTGCCGGATGCATTTGATCAAACAAAAAGGCATAAGCCTACCATGTTCACCACGGACCTTTCGCTAAGGTTCGATCCGAGTTTCGAAAAGATTTCCAGGAAATTCTATGAAGACCCTGAAGCATTCAATAAGGCTTTTGCGAGGGCCTGGTTTAAGCTTACCCATAGGGATATGGGGCCAAGGACTACTTACCTGGGACCTGAGGCACCTGACGAAGATTTGATTTGGCAAGATCCAATACCTGCTGTCAACCACCCATTAATTGATAACAGCGATATCGCCAAGTTAAAGGCTGACTTGCTAAACTCAGGACTGACTTTAAGGGAAATGACTATCACAGCATGGGCTTCAGCGTCCACTTACAGAGGTTCTGATCGAAGGGGAGGTGCCAACGGTGCGCGTATTCGGTTGTCCCCGCAAAAGGATTGGGAAGTCAATAATCCTGAGCAATTGACTAAAGTGTTGGAGGTCTATGAAAAGATCCAAACAGCATATAACACTTCCCATGCGCCGAAAAAAGTGTCGATGGCCGACCTGATTGTACTGGCGGGAGATGCTGCCATCGAACAGGCTGCCTCCAATGCCGGGGTCAAGGTGGCCGTTCCATTTGTGCCAGGAAGGATGGATGCAGTGCAAGAGCAAACGGATGTGGAATCATTTGCAGTGTTGGAGCCAATGGCAGATGGTTTTAGGAATTATTTAAAAACTCAATATACGCTTTCCACCGAGGAGCTTTTGGTGGATAAAGCACAACTACTGACCTTGACGGCTCCAGAGATGACCGTGTTGGTTGGGGGAATGCGTTCCCTAAATGCCAATTTCGATGGCAGTGAACACGGGATCTTTACGAAAAACAAAGAAGCCTTGAGTAATGATTTTTTTGTCCACCTGTTGGATATGCGGACGGAATGGGCACCAGTGGATGATGCCAAGGAGGTGTTTGAAGGGAAAGACCGAAATACCGGAGAGGTCCAGTATACTGCTACACGAGCAGATTTGATATTTGGTTCCAATTCCGAACTCAGGGCTTTGGCAGAAGTATATGCTGCCAAGGATGCCAAGGAGAAATTCATCAGAGATTTTGTTGCAGCTTGGGATAAGGTGATGAAGCTGGACAGGTTTGATCTGATTTACCCGGAAAATTAA
- a CDS encoding DUF2141 domain-containing protein, whose product MNLLYLLLVYLVQPNHLEYAYTIISVDNLDMELGGNVKIQVFDENTMASEIMEPIFEKTVAANENQLPIRLDALPEGNYMIAVLHDSNGNGKLDYSFFGVPKEGFAFSGQFSCELKSAGPSLHIIHLSRGLQHVKLHLCY is encoded by the coding sequence ATGAATTTACTTTATCTACTACTGGTGTATTTAGTGCAGCCAAATCATTTGGAATACGCATATACGATCATATCTGTCGACAACCTTGATATGGAGCTGGGAGGGAATGTAAAAATACAGGTGTTCGATGAAAACACCATGGCATCTGAAATAATGGAGCCAATTTTCGAAAAAACAGTAGCAGCAAACGAAAACCAGCTGCCCATCAGGTTAGATGCGCTTCCTGAAGGGAATTACATGATTGCAGTATTACACGACAGCAATGGAAATGGAAAGTTGGACTATTCCTTTTTTGGCGTTCCCAAGGAAGGCTTTGCATTTTCCGGTCAGTTCTCTTGCGAGCTAAAATCCGCTGGCCCGTCCTTACATATCATCCATTTATCAAGAGGATTACAGCATGTCAAGCTACATTTATGTTATTGA
- a CDS encoding DUF4270 family protein, which translates to MIKDKPLFHLLSLLVLSGCFQNDTLTESQMVVDSDELELRLIEYTDVDLFTYFNDSLVTNSISSFMLGHHEDDIRGQIHAEPYLQFGLSSGTTIEEEGRLDSTVLVLFYEEYHYDTLPAFDVAVYELTEELEADDNGDIYSYQTFGHTDQPMAFVPSRVVPHKDSLTITLPADFGERFFELGKDHDGPFASTENLEEVFKGLMLSTEDNSALMSFSEDSYIGFYYRIPSDLDEGAKVLKLTVAAGSQQYTHLGIDRSSLFYVSPDAYENIPREKSGDVVMADLILGASIRLELPNIHELLELADDYYITTASLRLPLKPDTYNQYFNTPLTTINISIVDKKNLIIQQIGSTAITSWDEQFQEKTFYEVPIKPFIDYKLSKGINNQDALWISVPASTGTIETSGLILSDISGEQKIKIDITYLPLN; encoded by the coding sequence ATGATAAAAGACAAACCATTATTCCATTTACTGTCACTTCTCGTCCTGTCGGGCTGTTTTCAAAACGACACGCTTACAGAATCACAAATGGTCGTGGATAGCGATGAACTGGAACTTCGGCTGATCGAATATACCGATGTGGACCTGTTCACTTATTTTAATGATTCGCTGGTGACCAATTCCATCAGTTCGTTTATGCTTGGCCATCATGAGGATGATATAAGGGGGCAAATCCATGCCGAACCCTATTTGCAGTTTGGGCTAAGTTCCGGAACTACCATTGAGGAAGAAGGTAGACTGGATTCGACGGTCCTGGTACTGTTTTACGAGGAGTACCACTATGATACGCTGCCGGCTTTTGATGTGGCGGTTTATGAATTGACCGAAGAACTCGAAGCAGATGACAATGGCGATATCTACAGCTACCAGACTTTCGGCCATACCGACCAGCCTATGGCATTCGTCCCCTCCAGGGTCGTTCCCCACAAAGACTCCCTGACCATCACCTTACCGGCAGACTTTGGTGAACGCTTTTTCGAACTGGGAAAAGACCATGACGGTCCCTTCGCTTCCACCGAAAACCTGGAAGAGGTATTTAAGGGGCTTATGCTGAGCACCGAGGATAACAGTGCCCTCATGAGCTTTTCAGAGGATTCCTATATTGGATTCTATTACCGTATTCCCAGCGACCTGGACGAAGGGGCCAAGGTACTGAAGCTTACCGTCGCTGCCGGCAGTCAACAATATACGCATTTGGGCATCGATCGCAGTTCGTTATTTTATGTGTCACCAGACGCCTACGAAAATATCCCAAGGGAAAAATCCGGAGATGTGGTCATGGCAGACCTTATCCTGGGGGCCTCCATCCGCTTGGAACTTCCCAATATCCATGAGCTGCTGGAGCTGGCGGATGATTATTATATCACCACCGCCAGCCTTAGACTTCCCTTAAAGCCAGATACCTACAATCAGTATTTCAATACTCCCTTGACGACGATAAACATCAGTATTGTCGACAAAAAGAACCTGATTATTCAGCAAATAGGAAGCACTGCTATAACCTCCTGGGACGAGCAATTTCAGGAAAAGACGTTTTATGAAGTCCCCATAAAACCGTTCATCGACTATAAACTCTCCAAGGGAATAAACAATCAGGATGCGTTGTGGATCAGCGTACCTGCATCCACGGGCACCATAGAGACCAGTGGACTTATCCTTTCGGATATTTCCGGGGAACAAAAAATAAAAATAGACATAACATATCTTCCATTAAATTAA